The following coding sequences lie in one Cupriavidus sp. WKF15 genomic window:
- the hutG gene encoding N-formylglutamate deformylase: protein MSFSTDTPAFTLHRGTRPLLVSMPHVGTYLPATVSQRLTAEARTVPDTDWHLERLYDFARELGASVLAATHSRYVVDLNRPPDNANLYPGQDTTGLCPVDTFDKTPLYASGAGPDEAEIGARRDAVWRPYHAALGEELARLRQLHGTVALWDAHSIRSVLPRFFEGKLPDFNLGTANGESCDQALADELLEIAQDVPGHTAVLNGRFKGGYITRNYGQPRAGVHAVQLELAQSAYMSESYPFAYDEAKASALQPSLQQMLVAVLGFVEGR, encoded by the coding sequence ATGTCCTTTTCTACCGATACCCCAGCCTTTACCCTGCATCGCGGCACCCGCCCGCTGCTGGTATCGATGCCGCACGTCGGCACCTACCTGCCCGCCACCGTGTCGCAGCGGCTGACCGCCGAGGCGCGTACGGTGCCCGATACCGACTGGCACCTGGAACGCCTCTACGACTTCGCGCGCGAGCTCGGCGCCTCGGTGCTGGCGGCCACGCACTCGCGCTACGTGGTGGACCTGAACCGTCCGCCCGACAACGCAAACCTCTATCCCGGCCAGGACACCACCGGCCTGTGCCCGGTCGACACCTTCGACAAGACGCCGCTGTACGCCAGCGGCGCAGGCCCGGACGAGGCCGAGATCGGCGCGCGCCGCGACGCCGTGTGGCGGCCCTACCATGCCGCGCTGGGCGAAGAACTGGCGCGCCTGCGCCAACTGCACGGCACCGTGGCCCTGTGGGATGCGCATTCGATCCGTTCGGTGCTGCCGCGTTTCTTCGAAGGCAAGCTGCCGGACTTCAATCTTGGCACGGCCAACGGCGAGAGCTGCGACCAGGCGCTCGCGGACGAGCTGTTGGAGATCGCGCAAGACGTGCCCGGTCATACCGCGGTGCTGAACGGGCGCTTCAAGGGCGGCTATATCACGCGCAACTACGGGCAACCGCGCGCTGGCGTGCACGCTGTGCAGCTGGAACTCGCGCAGTCGGCGTACATGAGCGAGTCGTATCCGTTTGCGTATGACGAGGCGAAGGCCTCGGCGCTGCAGCCGTCGCTGCAGCAGATGCTGGTGGCGGTGCTGGGGTTTGTGGAAGGGCGCTGA